The Elusimicrobiota bacterium genome segment TTGACATCGGAGTGGACCATTTTGCAAAACCAACAGATGATGTGGCAAAAGGATTGAAAAACAAAACACTCTTTTGGAGTGGTTTAGGTTATACCCCGGGAAGATATCATGATATTATTGGTATAGGAACTAGCAGCGCAAGTAGAATTACAGATTATTATTATGCACATAACATTTATGCAATACCGGATTACGAAACATCTATTACAAATAGTAAATTCCCAATATTTCGCGGTTATAAATTAAATGACGACGACGTTCTAAGACGAAATATTATTCACGATTTACGTACCTATTTTTCTTTAAATTGTCGTGATATTGAACAAAAATATAGTATTGAATTCAAAAAATATTTTAAAGAAGAGAAAACTGCATTAGAAGAATTTGCCAAAGATAGTATAATAGAACTTTCTGACGATACAATTACTATTACGGAAACAGGCAAACATTTCGCACCACTCGTATGTAAAGTTTTTGATAAGTTTATCCGAATCGGAAAGAAGTATGATTAAAGATGAAGTATTAAAGAGTTTTATTGGCAAGAATGTTTTAGTAACCGGAGGAACCGGTCTTATCGGCAGACAGGTAGTAGATATTTTATGTAATATAGGGACAAATATCAAAATAGTTTCACTTGATAAAATAAATATAAACCCAAAAGTGGAACATATTTATGGCGATCTTACAAATTTTGAGTTTTGTAAAAAAATAACCAAAGATGTTAATTTTGTTTTTCATCTTGCAGGAATTAAAGGTTCTATTGAAATTGTAGAGAAAAAACCTGCAAGTATTTTTGTAACGCTATTGATGATGAACACAAATGTATTGGAAGCATGCAGAATGAATAAAGTTAGCAAGGTTGTCTATACGAGTACAATTGGGACTTATACCAGCGCTGAAGTTTTCAAGGAATCGGATTACCGTATTGACAGCATTCCAATGGAACTTACAAGTTGGAGTAAACGAATGGCTGAACTGCAAATACACACATATAAACTACAGTATAATCTTGACAACTTTGCAATTGTAAGACCTGCAAATGTATATGGTCCTGGTGATAATTTTGACCCCAAAAATGCAATGGTAATCCCATCGCTAATGTACCGTATTTATTCAGAGGAAGAACCGTTAGTTGTTTGGGGTAACGGTTCTGCTGTTAGAGATTTTGTTTATAGCAGAGACGTGGCTGAAGGTTGCATATTGGCACTTTATTATGGCACGAAAGCAGGTTTTGTAAATTTAGGTAGTGGACAAGGAACAACTATACGGGAATTGGTAGAAACACTTCATAAATTTATTGATTTTAATTATAAGTTTGACCAAAGTAAACCTGCTGGATTTCCTAAAAGAGTAATGGATATTTCTTTGGCAAAAAAACTAATTGATTACAACCCGACAACTTCTTTATTGGATGGTTTGAAAGAAACATGGAATTGGTTTTTAAATAATCAAAACGAATACCTAAAGAAAAAAAATTATTTTTCTGAAGATAACAATGAATGAATTAAAAATTTTAGTCATTGGAAGCATATATAAAAATACATTGGCAGATTCAAGAAATAACTTGATTGAAACTTTATTAAGTAATAATTCCGTATTTATAGATATCCAAGAAATTTATAATAAATATGGTTTCTACGGAACTCATGCCTATTTGACTGATTACATTAAAAAAAACGAAATAAATTCTGTTATCTATGTTGGCGTTTCACAATGGGAGTTTTATTTAGATATTAGTTTTTTTGAAAAATTAAGAAAAGATCTATTTCTGGTAATGGAAACGGGTGATGCAGAATATTACTATGAAACAATTATACAATATTATGCTCAAGCAATGGATTTGGTAATTGTTGACGATTTTGTAACACCATACCGACTTCGCCAAATCGGCATCAACTCTCTTTTTTATTACAGTTATCTTGACACTACACATTATTACAAAAAAGAAAATGTTAAAAAGGATATAGATGTGTCTTTTGTGGGAACTATAACGGGTAGGATTGGGAGAAGCAAATATATAAACTATCTTCTAAAAAATGGAATCAATATAAAAACTTTTGGCTGGGATTCTGATAGCGGAGTGATTTCTCAGGGAAAAAAAATTGAAATTTTTAATAGAAGCAAAATAAATTTAAATCTTACCGGGCTTTATTATAAATCAAAAATAGTTAAGAAAAACCCGATTAAAAAACGAATAAAGGGGTCAAAAGGAACACTTTTGGAAGTATTGTCTTGCGGTGGATTTGTATTGAGCGAGTATTATTTCGGTCTTGAAAACCTGTTTGAATTTGATAAGGAAATTGTTATATTTCGTACTAAAGAAGAACTGCTTGAAAAAGTAAAGTATTATCTGCAACACGAAGCAGAAAGAGAAAACATTGCAAAAAGGGGACATCAACGCGTAATTAAGGACTATAATGTAAAACTTGCAGTTCCTAAATTATTAGCAACAATTGATGAATTAAGAAAAGAGAAAGTATACAGACCTTCAGAAATTTTTGTTGACGATGAGTTTATTAAAAATTATACTACATTTAGAGTGCTTTTAATTTTAAGATTTATAAAAGCAGGAAAATGGAAATTTGCTTTTGAAGAATTAAAGATTGCTCTAAAATATAGGAAATTCGACTGGTATCAAATCCATATGTTTTTTATTGAAGAAATTTTTGACAGTTTTCCTAAAATTAAGTTAATGTTGAAAATATTCCTCGGCAAATGCAAAAAATGACAAAGATATTATTGATAAATATTCCATCAGGACCTTATCCAACTGACTATCCGCCGGTTGGTATTTCAAGAGTTATGGAAGGTTTGGACCCATCTTTGAATTGCGAGTGCTATTTTTATGATTTGGACTATTTCAGACCTTCTTTTGAAGAAATCAAAAATAAAATTCAATCCTACAATCCCGATATAATCGATTTTAGCGCTGTTTTAACCCCGGCTTATTTATATGTTAAAAAATTATCCATCTTTCTAAAAAACAACTTCCCAAACATTATTCAGGTCTTAGGTGGTGAAATGGCAGTAATATCTAATATACTACTGTAAAGCAAAATTTGGACGCTATTAAGTTGTTAAACAAATATAAAAT includes the following:
- a CDS encoding NAD(P)-dependent oxidoreductase, translating into MIKDEVLKSFIGKNVLVTGGTGLIGRQVVDILCNIGTNIKIVSLDKININPKVEHIYGDLTNFEFCKKITKDVNFVFHLAGIKGSIEIVEKKPASIFVTLLMMNTNVLEACRMNKVSKVVYTSTIGTYTSAEVFKESDYRIDSIPMELTSWSKRMAELQIHTYKLQYNLDNFAIVRPANVYGPGDNFDPKNAMVIPSLMYRIYSEEEPLVVWGNGSAVRDFVYSRDVAEGCILALYYGTKAGFVNLGSGQGTTIRELVETLHKFIDFNYKFDQSKPAGFPKRVMDISLAKKLIDYNPTTSLLDGLKETWNWFLNNQNEYLKKKNYFSEDNNE
- a CDS encoding glycosyltransferase, yielding MNELKILVIGSIYKNTLADSRNNLIETLLSNNSVFIDIQEIYNKYGFYGTHAYLTDYIKKNEINSVIYVGVSQWEFYLDISFFEKLRKDLFLVMETGDAEYYYETIIQYYAQAMDLVIVDDFVTPYRLRQIGINSLFYYSYLDTTHYYKKENVKKDIDVSFVGTITGRIGRSKYINYLLKNGINIKTFGWDSDSGVISQGKKIEIFNRSKINLNLTGLYYKSKIVKKNPIKKRIKGSKGTLLEVLSCGGFVLSEYYFGLENLFEFDKEIVIFRTKEELLEKVKYYLQHEAERENIAKRGHQRVIKDYNVKLAVPKLLATIDELRKEKVYRPSEIFVDDEFIKNYTTFRVLLILRFIKAGKWKFAFEELKIALKYRKFDWYQIHMFFIEEIFDSFPKIKLMLKIFLGKCKK